From the genome of Peptococcaceae bacterium 1198_IL3148:
ATTAGAAAACTTGCCTTAGAAGCAACCCAACTCACAGGCTTTAATTTTAATATCCAATTGGTCGGCCGCTTCCCCTATTACTTTGACAGGAACCTGTAGCTCAGCGGCTAGTTTACGGGCCATAGTACATGATAAACGGTTATCCGTTGCTGCCTTTTTGACAGCTTCTAAAATATTTTCAGATATATTACTCAAGTCAATCAACTCCTAGGTTTTTATAATTTATCTTTATTATCTTAATATTTTGCACAAAATAGCAATAATCCTTCAAATATTAAAAAGATGTGCTTGAATTTACATAACGGTCTAAAAAATAATTGCCTTGCCCAGACCAATTAAAATTTATGTTGAATGTGCTAAAAGGCACTTTCACTTTAAAGCAAGATGTTATATACTATAATATAAATGTGATATTTTTCTCAAGCACAGGGGGTGAGCTGCGATGACATTGATTAATGCACTGGAAATTTTTAAGTCCGCCGGAGTAAGGGTTTTGCCAATACCAGGAACAAGTAAGTTTAACCTGACCCTTCCGGGTGGTAAAGTGGCAATAATAAAGAGGGAACAACTAATGGGATTGGCGGCAAAGCTAGGCAGCAATCCCGACGATTTGCAAGACGCATTACTGAGAGCTATATAATGATATAACATTTTATGCAAGAATAAATGTTCTCAAAAAAGAGGCTTGAAATTAATCAAGCCTCTTCATTCTCTTCTTCTGCCTTTTTAGCTTTTTTGCGTTTGCGCCATTCAATAAACCGAATGATTTGGGCACTAAATTCATATAACAAGTACATCGGTGAAGCCATTAAAAGTGGCGTGATCATATCGGGCGTTGGTACAATGGCCGCTGAGATAACTACAGAAATCAGTAGGGCGTATTTACGGAATTTAATCATCAGTCGATAACTTAAAATTCCCAATTGGCCTAAAAAGAATGCCGCCAGCGGTAGTTCAAAAACTAAGCCAAAGGGTAGTAAAAATGTCAACGTAAAGGACACGTATTTGCCAATACTGATCATTGGCAACAATTCCTCGCCACCGTATCCCAGCAGGAACCTAATGGCTAAACCGTACACTGCAAAAAAGCCAAATAATATACCGGCAATAAACATCACAAAGGATATCACAATAAACAGTGTAAAATATACCCTTTCGGTTTTACGGAGCGCTGGGATCATAAAACTCCAAAACTGCCACAGCGTGATGGGCAGAGCAGTTAAAAAACCCAAGAAAAAAGATATACCGATCTTAGTCATCAGTGCTTCGGTCACATGTATATAGACCATCTCGTTACCAGTACTGGTTACCGGCGATAAAAGGATATCTAAAACCCGGTCAGCAAATGCCAAACAGACAACGGTCATTACCAGGGTCGCCACTAGTGAAATTATAATTGCCCTTCGTAATTCTTCTAAATGTTCCACCATTGACATTTCTGTATCCTTTGACACTAAACGACCCCCTCTTTCGTCACCCAGCCAGAGGCCTATGCGCGATACCTTTTATTCCCACGCTGGTAGCCTTCGCTGCTAGCTAGCTTATCAAAATCGGCTGTAGCCAAATCTTCACAAAATAAGTCTACTTCACCACATTGACGTTCGTCAACTGTTTTCAAATAACTTTTACATTGGTCACACAGATAAAGTCGATACTGTTTGTTATCTTCTGAGGTAATAAAGGATAGCTTGTCAGCATCTTTAGTACCACAGTAGGGACACCCAACCCGATCATAACGCCACTGGGTTTCACAACGACCGCAATGCAACACTCTAAAGCCCACCTTACCAGTAAGTTTAGCCATTGTGGGGCTGTCGCCACAAATGGGGCAATAGCCATGCTTCCACTTTTCTAAATCCAATTGCTTAGTGACAGTGGCTGCATAACTGTTTAATACCAACCTAGCGATGTTAGTGGTTAAAAAGTCCATCAGTTCCTCGGACATTTGCAGTTGATTGGCCCACTTGGTTTTGTTAGTGGCTATGTCATTGATTGCTGTGGTGGCTAAATCCTTCAGTTCATCGTCAGTTAATTTTTTCAATAACTTCAGGGTTTCCGCCGGTAGTTTAGCTGGACCAGGTTGCCATTTGAAATAGGCTGCAAATACTTTAAAAACAATCTCTTGCAATAATTCCTGTTCTGTTTCGGGTTGTAGTTCCGTTAGCAGCGGTGTCCCTTGAAGCCAACTGTCTTTAACATGGGCCGGTAGCTCTAACTTCCACTCTATGGAGTTAACTTTATCCGTTAAATCCATTAGTTCCAGATAAAAGTTTGCCAGTTTTGTGTTTTCGCCTATTCCCATCTCCATAGGAGTAACCCCTTTCTCATTTAAACATACTTGATTAATCACAGTGGCGCACATAATGTGCGCCACTAATTGATTATTTATGCGGTCTCTGTCTGGTGTTCTTCACCGTGTCCTAAAATGTTAAAGTTTTCTGCAATGAACAGGTACACCAATACTGCCCCACTTACCAGACCGATGGTTACTGCAAACTCCATCCATGATGGGAAGTAACCAGGGCCAAGGGCTTGATACATACCGGTAAACACCACGTTCATGCGGTTAATCACTAGGCCAATGGCGGTTAGCACACCAAAGGTGAATAACCCTGCTCTGGTTTTGCTCCATGGCCCAAAGCAAATGATAATTGGAATAATTACCCCCACTACCATTTCCAACAGGAACATGTTGCCCTCCAAGCTACCAGTAAATATATAACCTAAGGCATCGCGATGTATTAAATCGCCGAACTTTAGCAGTAAATACAGAATCATCACTACGCCACTGATCCTAATTAAACTGCGCAGTATTTTAGGATCCACCTGGTGATTCAAAGCCTTGCCGGCCAATGTGGTCTCTACGCAAACCATTGCCGGTCCCACAAAGAAGGACGACATTAAAAAGAATACTGGCAGTAACATTGACCACCACAGTGGGTGCAATTTATCAACTGCAATGATGTATAAACCTCCCAGTGAGGACTGGTGCAGGGTTGGCAGTAATATGCCCAAAATAAACAGGAAGGGCATAATCTTCATCAGCGGTTTATGCCATTTTTTACCGATTCTTTCGGTGGCAATTTCACCAAATTCAATCATCTGTACTGTGGTATAAATAGATACACACCAGAAAACTTCAAACAGCACTGAATGGTAACCCCAAGATACGAAGGGACGCCAGAAGTTAAACCATTGCCCAATATCTAAGAATAAACCAATCAGTACTAACAGGTAACCTAATAAAGATGTTAGCATCGCACTGCGGGCAATCACGTTAAATTTCTCAATGTGTAACACATGTACCAGTAGGGCGGTACCGTAACCACCACCAGCCAGTGCAACCCCGGTTAATACGTCAAAGCCAATCCAAAGGCCCCATGGCCATTCATCACTTAAGTTTGAAACCGTCCCCAACCCGGTACATAATCGGTAAACAGCTATTGCTGCGGCCAGCGCAGCCAACGCCGCCATTACTATCCGTGCTGGGGTAATTTTATAGCTCCATCCTTTAACTTGCACTTGAGATGCCATCATTCAACCCCCCTAGAACCAACATTTGGATAAACACCCTTAAACATCAATACCCTGATCATGACTATCTTCTTTAACAATATTATTCCGACGTTTGGTATAGAAGTACATGGCTGTTAATAAGCCACCCCAAGTAATAATGACCGGGAATGTGTACTTTGAGAAATCATAGGTATACTCCGGCAGAGGCCGCTGAGTAACGTCGGTTTTGAAGCCAAAGTTTTCAAAGGGTACATCTGAAATATATAACCAGTTTGTTCCACCCACTTCTTTTTCACCAAACACATGCTTAATGTACCTAGAATCGCTGTTAATCCGGTTCCAAGCTTCTTTAAGCATTTCTTCACGGGTACCAAACATCATGGTCTGGTTGGGGCATGTGTCTACACAAGCCGGTGCTTGACCATGACCAGTACGGTCGTAGGTGCCTTCTGGATCAAAGCAAAACTGACATTTAGCAACTAGCGGGAAAACTTCATCCCATTCAAACTTAGGAACCCCAAAGGGGCATGCCAGCATACAATAACGACAACCTACACACAAATGTGGGTAATAAACCACTGGTCCCTCAGGTGTTTTTTGCAGTGCTTTTGCAAAACATGCGGAAGCACAGGCAGGTTCTAGACAATGGAGACACTGGGTTTTAGCAAATCTCATTACGTCTTGGTTATCCTTCTTTACCACCCGGTGTTGAACAACGGTATAGGTATTGCCGTCCATCTTAGGTGGAAAAGTCAGGTTATTATCAAACTCCGGTATAATGCCCGGCAGATCATTCCACTGTTTACAGGCTGTTTGACATGCCTTGCAACCAGTACATCTGGTTAAATCAACTAATACGCTCATTGTCATTGGCTAACACCCCCTAGGCCTTCTTGATATTGCACATGAATGCTTTGGACTCTGGTATAGTTGTATTGGCATCGCCCACAGCAGGTACAAGATCGTTTGCTGTGGCACCGGTCACAATACCTTGGTAACCAAAGCACCAGGGCATTCCCACAATTTCTACTTTCTTACCGTTAACGATTAACGGCTTGACAATAGGCAATACCGAGGCCTTACACTTGATTTTGCCGCGTATCGTTTCAACCCAAACATCATCTCCGGGCATAATTCCCCTTTCTTTAGCCAGGTCTTCGGAAATAGACACATACATGTAAGGTCCAATTTCCGATAATGTCGGGCTGTTACGGGTTACCGCACCACTCTGATAGTGCTCAATTGTACGGTGGGTGGTAGCTACTATTGGATAATTTTTGTCTCCCAATTTAGCCAGTTTAGCCCAGTCGCCTTTAAATACAACCGCTGCTGGGTTATTTTGCTGCTTAGACATAGCGTTTTCTGTTGGCGCTTCCATCGGTTCATAGTGCTCTGGGAATGGACCATCGGCCAATCCGTTGGCAAAGAATCTGCCGTGTCCTTCGGGTTGCATAATAAATGGTTTAGCCCCTGATTCTTCAGGTGGTACCGTTGCTGTAAAGTCAGGCACGTCATTGGCAAGCCACTTGGTGCCGTCCCAAGCAAATAGTGCCCGCTCTGGGTCCCAAGGCTTACCATTCATATCGGCACTACAACGGTTATAAAGAATACGACGGTTTACCGGCCAGCACCAGGAATATTTAGGATAGGTTCCGATACCATTGTCTTCTCTGTTGCGGCGTCTACAATTGGGTACCTTCAGGTCTGGATCTATGGCCATATAACCGGCATAAATCCACATACCACAAACAGTGGAGCCATCATCAGCTAAATTAGCAAAGGTGGCCAGCGGCTCATCTTCTTTACCGGCAACATAACCGTTAATTTCCACCGCAATTTTTTCGATATCCGGTTCTTCGTGTCCCGGCATATCATAGTCCCATTTGGCACCTAAAATTGGGTCAGGGAATTTGCCACCGGCTTCATACTGCTTACGGATGGCTTTAAACATTTGATAGGCAATCCATAGGTCACTCTTGGCCTCACCCGGCGGGGGCACTGCCATATAACGCCACTGAACCCAGCGTCCACTGTTACTAACGGTCCCTTCTTTTTCAAAGGAGAAGGCTGCTGGTAAGAAGAAACACTCGGTTTGAATCTTAGTGGGATCCACATCCGGCGCATGCCAAAAGGCAGCGGTTTCTGTTTCAAATAGGTCAACGGTAACCATCCACTCAAGTTTTTCCATGGCTTTCCGTGTAAAATTAGAACCAGCACCACCAACTGCAGGGTTTTGACCCCAGGCAATCAGTCCTTTGACGTTGCCATCCATCATTTCCTGGAAACAACCCATGTGGGTGCGGTTTTTACCGTCTACCTTTGGCAACCAGTCAAAGCAAAAGTCGTTTTCTTTCTTAGCGTTATCGCCATAAAAAGCTCTTAACTGACTAATTAAGAATTTTGGCTTATTGCTCCAGTAACCAGATTTAGGGGTTTCTTTATCCAAGTATTCCTGTAGATTTTTATGAATTGTGGCATTGGGCACATTTAAGTAACCAGGTAACAGGTGACTTAACATCGCCAAGTCTGTGGAACCTTGTACGTTTGATTCACCACGCTGGGCGTTAACACCGCCTCCTGGAATACCAATATTACCCAACAACAGTTGTAACATGGCACAAGCCCTAACGTTCTGGCTACCATAGGTATGCTGGGTAATACCCATGGCATAAATGATGTTACCAGCCTTATTGGGAGCCCCTGTGGAAGCGTAAAGTTCACAAACATTGCGGTAAACATCTTCTGGTACACCAGTGATGTTGCAAACCGTTTTAATGTCATAACGTTTAAGATGCTTTTTCAACAGTTGGAATACACAGTTTGGATCTTGTAAAGTGAGATCTCTTTTTACTGTTTCTCCATCCTGTTGGTACTGCCAGGTGCTTTTATCATAGGTGAACTTGCCGTCCTTTTGACCAGCACCGGTAAACAATCCTTCGGAAAAACCAAATTCTGGATTAATTAGATAACTAGCATTTGTATAGTTAACTACATAATCCTTGTGATAAAGATTATTATCAATGGCATATTTCATAATACCCAACAGGAAAGGAATGTCGGTACCAGGGCGAAGTTGGGCAAAGACATCGGCATATACTGTGGACTTGGTTAAACGCGGGTCAGCCACAATCATTTTAGCTCCACGGGTTGCTTTCGCTATACCAATCCATTTTTGTGCCTGTGGGTGGTTCTCCGCAGAGTTGGAACCGATCATTAAAAATACATCTGTATTTTTGTAGTCAACAAAGTGGTTTGTCATTGCGCCACGACCGAATGAGTTGGCCAGACCGGCCACAGTGGAGCTATGTCAGAGACGGGCGTGGTGCTCGATATTGATAATACCTAAAGCTCTGAACATTTTGTGCAACAAATAGTTCTCTTCGTTATCAAGGGACGCACTACCTAAGGTGTTAATGGCAGTGGTACGGTTAACAACGACACCATTTTTGTCCTTATGTTCAAAGGTGGCATCTCTGGTCTTTTTAATGCGTTTAGCAATTTCAGTTAATGTCCAATCCCAATCCTTTTCTTCCCACTGGGTGCTCCCTGGGGCACGATATAGTGGTTTAAGAATCCGTTTGGTGTTGACAATTCTTTTGGCGTGTTTTTTAGGTACAATATTATAGGTATCAATAATTGCATTACCCTTTGGACATAAAGTACCTTCGTTAATTGGGTGATCAGGGTCACCCTCTGCATAGACTATTTTGTTGTCATCATTAGAATACAGCAGAATACCACAACCACAGCCGCAATAAGCACAAACTGTAAAGGTTTCTTTCAGTTTGGTGATTTTGGTGGCTAAGTTACCCACTGTACCATTTGTTGCTTCAGCAGCAATGGCCGGTGTGGCAAATAGTGATAATCCTGCTGTACCCAGTCCTAAATTTTTAAGAAATTCGCGCCTGCTTAATTTTCTCATATCTAATTTTCAACCCCCTCTAGATACCA
Proteins encoded in this window:
- the tatC gene encoding twin-arginine translocase subunit TatC, which encodes MSKDTEMSMVEHLEELRRAIIISLVATLVMTVVCLAFADRVLDILLSPVTSTGNEMVYIHVTEALMTKIGISFFLGFLTALPITLWQFWSFMIPALRKTERVYFTLFIVISFVMFIAGILFGFFAVYGLAIRFLLGYGGEELLPMISIGKYVSFTLTFLLPFGLVFELPLAAFFLGQLGILSYRLMIKFRKYALLISVVISAAIVPTPDMITPLLMASPMYLLYEFSAQIIRFIEWRKRKKAKKAEEENEEA
- the hybB gene encoding Ni/Fe-hydrogenase cytochrome b subunit yields the protein MASQVQVKGWSYKITPARIVMAALAALAAAIAVYRLCTGLGTVSNLSDEWPWGLWIGFDVLTGVALAGGGYGTALLVHVLHIEKFNVIARSAMLTSLLGYLLVLIGLFLDIGQWFNFWRPFVSWGYHSVLFEVFWCVSIYTTVQMIEFGEIATERIGKKWHKPLMKIMPFLFILGILLPTLHQSSLGGLYIIAVDKLHPLWWSMLLPVFFLMSSFFVGPAMVCVETTLAGKALNHQVDPKILRSLIRISGVVMILYLLLKFGDLIHRDALGYIFTGSLEGNMFLLEMVVGVIIPIIICFGPWSKTRAGLFTFGVLTAIGLVINRMNVVFTGMYQALGPGYFPSWMEFAVTIGLVSGAVLVYLFIAENFNILGHGEEHQTETA
- the fdnG gene encoding formate dehydrogenase-N subunit alpha codes for the protein MRKLSRREFLKNLGLGTAGLSLFATPAIAAEATNGTVGNLATKITKLKETFTVCAYCGCGCGILLYSNDDNKIVYAEGDPDHPINEGTLCPKGNAIIDTYNIVPKKHAKRIVNTKRILKPLYRAPGSTQWEEKDWDWTLTEIAKRIKKTRDATFEHKDKNGVVVNRTTAINTLGSASLDNEENYLLHKMFRALGIINIEHHARLUHSSTVAGLANSFGRGAMTNHFVDYKNTDVFLMIGSNSAENHPQAQKWIGIAKATRGAKMIVADPRLTKSTVYADVFAQLRPGTDIPFLLGIMKYAIDNNLYHKDYVVNYTNASYLINPEFGFSEGLFTGAGQKDGKFTYDKSTWQYQQDGETVKRDLTLQDPNCVFQLLKKHLKRYDIKTVCNITGVPEDVYRNVCELYASTGAPNKAGNIIYAMGITQHTYGSQNVRACAMLQLLLGNIGIPGGGVNAQRGESNVQGSTDLAMLSHLLPGYLNVPNATIHKNLQEYLDKETPKSGYWSNKPKFLISQLRAFYGDNAKKENDFCFDWLPKVDGKNRTHMGCFQEMMDGNVKGLIAWGQNPAVGGAGSNFTRKAMEKLEWMVTVDLFETETAAFWHAPDVDPTKIQTECFFLPAAFSFEKEGTVSNSGRWVQWRYMAVPPPGEAKSDLWIAYQMFKAIRKQYEAGGKFPDPILGAKWDYDMPGHEEPDIEKIAVEINGYVAGKEDEPLATFANLADDGSTVCGMWIYAGYMAIDPDLKVPNCRRRNREDNGIGTYPKYSWCWPVNRRILYNRCSADMNGKPWDPERALFAWDGTKWLANDVPDFTATVPPEESGAKPFIMQPEGHGRFFANGLADGPFPEHYEPMEAPTENAMSKQQNNPAAVVFKGDWAKLAKLGDKNYPIVATTHRTIEHYQSGAVTRNSPTLSEIGPYMYVSISEDLAKERGIMPGDDVWVETIRGKIKCKASVLPIVKPLIVNGKKVEIVGMPWCFGYQGIVTGATANDLVPAVGDANTTIPESKAFMCNIKKA
- a CDS encoding 4Fe-4S dicluster domain-containing protein yields the protein MTMSVLVDLTRCTGCKACQTACKQWNDLPGIIPEFDNNLTFPPKMDGNTYTVVQHRVVKKDNQDVMRFAKTQCLHCLEPACASACFAKALQKTPEGPVVYYPHLCVGCRYCMLACPFGVPKFEWDEVFPLVAKCQFCFDPEGTYDRTGHGQAPACVDTCPNQTMMFGTREEMLKEAWNRINSDSRYIKHVFGEKEVGGTNWLYISDVPFENFGFKTDVTQRPLPEYTYDFSKYTFPVIITWGGLLTAMYFYTKRRNNIVKEDSHDQGIDV
- a CDS encoding formate dehydrogenase accessory protein FdhE, with protein sequence MEMGIGENTKLANFYLELMDLTDKVNSIEWKLELPAHVKDSWLQGTPLLTELQPETEQELLQEIVFKVFAAYFKWQPGPAKLPAETLKLLKKLTDDELKDLATTAINDIATNKTKWANQLQMSEELMDFLTTNIARLVLNSYAATVTKQLDLEKWKHGYCPICGDSPTMAKLTGKVGFRVLHCGRCETQWRYDRVGCPYCGTKDADKLSFITSEDNKQYRLYLCDQCKSYLKTVDERQCGEVDLFCEDLATADFDKLASSEGYQRGNKRYRA